From a region of the Georgenia yuyongxinii genome:
- a CDS encoding uracil-DNA glycosylase codes for MSASPTAAPRPLAEIVDPGWARALAPVEEQVHAMGAFLRAEIAAGHDYLPAGTDVLRAFTYPLEQVRVLIVGQDPYPTPGHPMGLSFSVQPDVRPIPRSLQNIYRELRDDLGLPTPDHGDLTAWSRHGVMLLNRVLTVRPGTPASHRGKGWEAITEHAIRALVAREAPLVAILWGRDAATLTPMLGTTPVVTSAHPSPLSASRGFFGSRPFSRANELLVAQGAEPVDWSLA; via the coding sequence GTGAGCGCCTCCCCCACCGCCGCCCCGCGCCCTCTGGCCGAGATCGTCGACCCGGGCTGGGCCCGGGCCCTGGCACCGGTGGAGGAGCAGGTCCACGCGATGGGCGCGTTCCTGCGCGCCGAGATTGCCGCCGGGCACGACTACCTGCCCGCCGGCACCGACGTCCTGCGCGCCTTCACCTATCCACTCGAGCAGGTGCGCGTACTCATCGTGGGCCAGGACCCGTACCCCACGCCCGGGCACCCGATGGGGCTCTCGTTCTCGGTGCAGCCGGACGTGCGGCCCATCCCCAGGTCGCTGCAGAACATCTACCGCGAGCTGCGCGACGACCTCGGGCTGCCCACCCCGGACCACGGCGATCTCACCGCCTGGTCCCGCCACGGCGTCATGCTGCTCAACCGTGTGCTCACGGTCCGGCCCGGCACGCCGGCCTCGCACCGCGGCAAGGGCTGGGAGGCGATCACCGAGCACGCCATCCGCGCGCTCGTCGCGCGTGAGGCGCCGCTCGTGGCGATCCTGTGGGGGCGCGACGCCGCCACCTTGACGCCCATGCTCGGGACGACGCCGGTGGTCACCTCGGCGCACCCGAGCCCGTTGTCCGCCTCGCGCGGATTCTTCGGCTCCCGTCCGTTCTCGAGGGCGAACGAGCTGCTCGTGGCGCAGGGCGCGGAGCCGGTGGACTGGTCGCTGGCCTGA
- a CDS encoding DUF3263 domain-containing protein gives MAAAHVDDVPTPAEAAAPAGLTDTEAQILAFERQWWKYAGAKETAIRDLFDMSATRYYQVLNQLLDSEAALASDPMLVKRLRRMRSERQRERSSRRLSGV, from the coding sequence ATGGCCGCCGCGCACGTCGACGACGTCCCCACGCCCGCCGAGGCCGCCGCCCCGGCCGGTCTCACGGACACCGAGGCGCAGATCCTCGCCTTCGAGCGCCAGTGGTGGAAGTACGCCGGCGCCAAGGAGACCGCGATCCGCGACCTCTTCGACATGAGCGCCACCAGGTACTACCAGGTGCTCAACCAGCTCCTCGACTCCGAGGCCGCGCTCGCGTCCGACCCCATGCTCGTCAAGCGCCTGCGCCGCATGCGCTCCGAGCGACAGCGCGAGCGCTCCTCCCGCCGCCTCAGCGGCGTCTGA
- a CDS encoding LytR C-terminal domain-containing protein codes for MSTHSHEDYPEDEFDRAGRNRIPQGVHRAPRSVWRALLPVIAVVVLAPLLAWGAITLLGGTGGQAPSATATQEATAEPTEPAESAPAGEPTAETPPEAPEPTAEPTQEETTPAAPVDFTAGIVVLNGAGINGLAGNLVGELSSAGFNNSVAADYRAGAPATTTLYYNNAELLPTAQQVGETLGIANLVESASATSSTDIAVVLRADYSG; via the coding sequence GTGAGTACGCACAGCCACGAGGACTACCCCGAGGACGAGTTCGACCGCGCCGGCCGCAACCGCATCCCCCAGGGTGTCCACCGCGCGCCCCGGTCGGTGTGGCGGGCGCTGCTCCCCGTGATCGCCGTCGTGGTCCTCGCCCCGCTGCTCGCCTGGGGGGCGATCACCCTCCTCGGCGGCACCGGCGGCCAGGCGCCGTCGGCCACCGCCACGCAGGAGGCGACGGCGGAGCCCACCGAGCCTGCCGAGTCGGCACCCGCGGGGGAGCCGACGGCGGAGACGCCTCCCGAGGCCCCCGAACCGACCGCGGAGCCCACCCAGGAGGAGACCACCCCGGCCGCGCCGGTGGACTTCACCGCCGGGATCGTGGTGCTCAACGGCGCCGGCATCAACGGACTGGCCGGCAACCTCGTCGGCGAGCTCAGCTCCGCCGGATTCAACAACAGCGTGGCCGCCGACTACCGCGCCGGCGCCCCGGCCACCACCACCTTGTACTACAACAACGCCGAGCTGCTCCCGACGGCGCAGCAGGTGGGCGAGACCCTCGGGATCGCGAACCTGGTCGAGAGCGCCAGCGCTACCTCCTCCACGGACATCGCCGTGGTCCTCCGCGCGGACTACTCCGGCTGA
- a CDS encoding phytoene desaturase family protein: protein MSGRREVHDAVVVGAGPNGLAAAVTLARAGLGVLVLEGQPTLGGGARTLDLGLAPGVVHDLCSAVHPLALASPFLREFDLQARGVGLVLPEVSFAQPLPGRPAGLAYRDLDRTMAELGADGAAWRRLLGPLVEAPDAVIALALGDHRSVPPEVLDAPGLRAAVAFGSGILEQGTRAWDLRFDGDVAPALLMGVAAHAISPLPSLASAGTALMLGSLAHSVGWPIPVGGSQAITDALVADLRAHGGELRTDTPVATWRQLPRARAYLFDTSPLTLVSVWGDRMRPSVRAALERFRFGNAAAKVDYVLSGPVPWADPRIAAAGTVHLGGTRAEMAAAEAEVATGRHVERPMSLVSDPTVADPAREVGGLRPLWTYAHVPADSDVDITETMTAHIERYAPGFRDVVVTSRCIPASQMWRHNASYTGGDIASGAITMWRMFARPRVAWDVYDGGVPGVYLCSQSTAPGPGVHGMSGWHAARRALKQRFGIARAPELGPTA from the coding sequence ATGAGCGGCCGGCGCGAGGTGCACGACGCCGTCGTCGTGGGCGCGGGGCCGAACGGCCTGGCAGCGGCCGTCACTCTCGCGCGTGCCGGGCTGGGCGTGCTGGTCCTGGAGGGCCAGCCGACCCTCGGCGGGGGCGCCCGCACCCTCGACCTCGGCCTGGCGCCCGGCGTGGTGCACGACCTGTGCTCCGCCGTCCACCCGCTGGCTTTGGCCAGCCCCTTCCTGCGCGAGTTCGACCTGCAGGCCCGCGGGGTGGGGCTCGTGCTGCCGGAGGTCTCCTTCGCCCAGCCGCTGCCCGGCCGGCCGGCCGGCCTGGCCTACCGGGACCTGGACCGCACGATGGCGGAGCTCGGGGCGGACGGCGCCGCCTGGCGCCGGCTCCTGGGCCCGCTCGTCGAGGCGCCCGACGCCGTCATCGCCCTGGCGTTGGGCGACCACCGGTCGGTGCCGCCGGAGGTGCTCGACGCGCCCGGCCTGCGGGCCGCCGTCGCCTTCGGGTCGGGCATCCTCGAGCAGGGCACCCGGGCGTGGGACCTCCGGTTCGACGGCGACGTGGCCCCGGCGCTGCTGATGGGGGTCGCCGCGCACGCGATCAGTCCGCTGCCTTCGCTGGCCTCGGCGGGCACGGCGCTCATGCTCGGCTCGCTCGCGCACTCGGTGGGCTGGCCGATCCCGGTCGGGGGTAGCCAGGCGATCACGGACGCGCTGGTCGCCGACCTGCGCGCACATGGTGGCGAGCTGCGCACCGACACCCCGGTGGCCACCTGGCGGCAGCTGCCGCGGGCGCGGGCGTACCTGTTCGACACCTCCCCGTTAACGCTCGTGTCCGTGTGGGGCGACCGGATGCGCCCCTCGGTGCGAGCCGCCTTGGAGCGGTTCCGGTTCGGCAACGCCGCGGCGAAGGTCGACTACGTGCTGTCCGGCCCGGTGCCGTGGGCGGACCCGCGAATCGCGGCGGCCGGCACGGTGCACCTGGGCGGGACCCGGGCGGAGATGGCGGCCGCCGAGGCGGAGGTGGCCACGGGCCGGCACGTGGAGCGGCCGATGTCGCTGGTGTCTGACCCCACGGTGGCCGACCCGGCGCGCGAGGTCGGCGGCCTGCGGCCGCTGTGGACGTACGCGCACGTGCCGGCCGACTCGGACGTGGACATCACCGAGACGATGACGGCCCACATCGAGCGGTACGCGCCGGGGTTCCGAGACGTGGTGGTGACGTCCCGGTGCATCCCCGCTTCCCAGATGTGGCGGCACAACGCGTCCTACACCGGCGGGGACATCGCCTCCGGCGCCATCACGATGTGGCGGATGTTCGCCCGGCCCCGGGTCGCGTGGGACGTGTACGACGGCGGCGTGCCGGGGGTGTACCTGTGCTCGCAGTCCACCGCGCCCGGGCCGGGAGTGCACGGCATGAGCGGGTGGCACGCGGCGCGGCGGGCGCTAAAGCAGCGCTTCGGGATCGCGCGGGCGCCGGAGCTGGGGCCGACGGCGTAG
- a CDS encoding flagellar assembly protein FliW, with product MSAATPETADVPVTEPAAVLTFLDPPPGLGHLDRFALTPIDGAGQLFTLRSVDSPETRLFLLDPEPFFPDYHPHLAAETLSRLGLDTAEQQPATVLVVVHPATEDHPHTANLLAPVVINPATAMAVQTLLEGDDWPLRAPLNAA from the coding sequence ATGAGCGCCGCCACGCCTGAGACGGCGGACGTGCCCGTCACCGAGCCGGCCGCCGTCCTCACCTTTCTCGACCCGCCCCCCGGGCTGGGCCACCTCGACCGCTTCGCGCTCACCCCGATCGACGGGGCGGGTCAGCTCTTCACGCTCCGCAGCGTCGATTCGCCCGAGACCCGGCTCTTCCTGCTCGACCCCGAGCCGTTCTTCCCGGACTACCACCCCCACCTCGCGGCCGAGACGCTCTCCCGGCTGGGCCTGGACACCGCCGAGCAGCAGCCGGCCACCGTCCTCGTCGTCGTCCACCCGGCCACCGAGGACCATCCGCACACGGCGAACCTCCTGGCTCCCGTGGTGATCAACCCGGCGACCGCCATGGCGGTGCAGACGTTGCTCGAGGGTGACGACTGGCCGCTGCGGGCCCCGCTCAACGCCGCCTGA
- the flgL gene encoding flagellar hook-associated protein FlgL — translation MIGRVTQQGLQFSALRNLQQNLGRMSDLQLQLSSGKVITKASDDPAGMVDAMRIRSDRRANTQHARNVQDGVGWLTTVDSAVNTSLSLLRRARDLTVQAGNSGALSDSAREAIAIELEQTAEALREQANAQYLGRSVFAGTSNAGEAFTNNGDGTYAFNGTPGAAVERRVADNTAARVDSVGTAVFGVPGDTVFETLNMIAAGLRSGTPPTVPTLTASAGLDAIDNHMNAMLKEVASVGARTNQIENAREAIADRKVMLDSQLSDVEDADLAATIVELQMQEVAYASALNATSRALQPSLLDFLR, via the coding sequence ATGATCGGACGCGTCACTCAGCAGGGGTTGCAGTTCAGTGCCCTCCGCAACCTGCAGCAGAACCTGGGCCGCATGTCGGACCTCCAGCTCCAGCTGTCCTCCGGGAAGGTCATCACCAAGGCGTCGGACGACCCTGCCGGCATGGTCGATGCCATGCGAATCCGCTCCGACCGGCGGGCAAACACGCAGCACGCCCGTAACGTGCAGGACGGCGTCGGCTGGCTCACGACCGTGGACTCGGCAGTCAACACCTCACTCTCGCTGCTTCGCCGCGCGCGGGACCTTACGGTCCAGGCTGGCAACAGTGGCGCGCTGAGCGACTCCGCCCGCGAGGCGATCGCCATCGAGCTGGAGCAGACCGCTGAGGCTCTACGGGAGCAAGCCAACGCTCAATACCTCGGCCGGTCGGTCTTCGCCGGCACATCCAACGCCGGCGAGGCCTTCACCAACAACGGCGACGGCACCTACGCGTTCAACGGCACGCCCGGCGCAGCGGTTGAGCGCCGGGTCGCCGACAACACCGCAGCACGCGTTGACTCGGTCGGCACCGCCGTCTTCGGGGTTCCCGGGGACACGGTCTTTGAGACGCTGAACATGATCGCGGCCGGACTTCGCAGCGGCACGCCGCCGACGGTACCCACTCTTACCGCGAGCGCGGGTCTCGACGCCATCGACAACCACATGAACGCCATGTTGAAGGAAGTCGCGAGCGTTGGCGCCCGGACCAACCAGATCGAGAATGCCCGGGAGGCGATCGCCGACCGCAAGGTGATGCTCGACAGCCAGCTCAGCGACGTCGAGGACGCCGACCTGGCCGCCACGATCGTCGAGCTGCAGATGCAGGAGGTGGCCTACGCCTCCGCGCTGAACGCCACCTCGCGTGCCCTGCAGCCGAGCCTGCTGGACTTCCTCCGATGA
- the flgK gene encoding flagellar hook-associated protein FlgK, with the protein MSTFSTLNGALTSLIAQRQALEVAGQNIANVNTPGYTRQRANLQAIDGSVAASMHTTPGATVNGGVRVTAVERLGDVFLEARVRQETAGASFLDAVAETWSLLQSTIAEPGEKGLAAALDIFFTSWEAVANRPDDPAARAVLLENANTLVGRIAGGHRAVEAQWNSSRAQARALATDVNTAADAVADLNARIRAVTVTGGSPNALIDERNVVLTQLSSLVGAEARFREDGTVDVMVGGNALVRGDKTNHVDVIGANIFADLGQADATDTGSVRLVWAGTTRETGATGGRLSGLLSTLAPANKGGAIAGLAENYNTLASSLAAAVNTAHARGTDLAGSPAAADPSSPSNAERFFRIAGAPSATRISVLITDGANIRAADPLKGALDGSIAAEIADLADALGKQWSQAVVNLGVQTRTAGQRATNAESTRAVASDLLTAQAGVNLDEETVNLLAYQRAYEAAARVITSVDQILDTLINRTGIVGR; encoded by the coding sequence ATGAGCACGTTCTCCACACTTAACGGTGCGCTGACGTCGTTGATAGCCCAGCGCCAAGCGCTGGAGGTCGCCGGTCAGAACATCGCCAACGTCAACACGCCCGGGTACACGCGGCAGCGCGCCAACCTGCAGGCCATCGACGGTTCCGTGGCGGCGTCCATGCACACGACCCCGGGCGCGACGGTGAACGGGGGTGTGCGAGTGACTGCTGTCGAGCGCCTCGGCGATGTCTTCCTCGAAGCGCGTGTGCGTCAGGAGACAGCAGGTGCGTCGTTCCTCGACGCCGTCGCCGAGACGTGGTCCTTGCTGCAGTCGACCATCGCCGAACCTGGCGAGAAGGGCCTCGCTGCCGCCCTCGACATCTTCTTCACCTCTTGGGAGGCCGTCGCCAACCGGCCGGACGACCCTGCCGCCCGCGCCGTCCTCCTCGAGAACGCCAACACCCTGGTGGGCCGGATCGCCGGCGGCCACCGCGCCGTCGAGGCGCAGTGGAACTCATCACGCGCCCAGGCCCGCGCTCTGGCGACGGATGTCAACACCGCGGCCGACGCCGTCGCCGACCTCAACGCGCGCATCCGAGCCGTGACGGTCACCGGCGGCAGTCCCAATGCGCTGATCGACGAGCGAAACGTGGTACTCACCCAGCTCAGCAGCCTTGTCGGCGCGGAGGCGCGCTTCCGTGAGGACGGCACCGTCGACGTGATGGTCGGCGGCAACGCCCTCGTGCGCGGCGACAAGACCAACCATGTCGACGTCATCGGCGCGAACATCTTCGCGGACCTCGGCCAAGCAGACGCCACCGACACCGGCTCGGTCCGGCTGGTCTGGGCAGGGACAACCCGGGAGACAGGCGCAACCGGTGGCCGACTGAGCGGACTGCTCTCGACTCTTGCGCCTGCCAACAAGGGCGGAGCAATCGCCGGTCTCGCGGAGAACTACAACACGCTCGCGAGCTCGCTTGCGGCGGCGGTCAACACCGCCCACGCCAGAGGCACGGACCTCGCGGGCTCCCCTGCCGCTGCCGATCCCTCCTCGCCCTCGAACGCCGAACGCTTCTTCCGTATCGCCGGTGCCCCCAGCGCGACTCGGATCAGCGTGCTGATCACCGATGGGGCCAACATTCGCGCTGCCGACCCCCTCAAGGGCGCACTGGACGGCAGCATCGCTGCCGAGATCGCCGACCTGGCCGACGCACTCGGAAAGCAGTGGTCCCAGGCCGTGGTGAACCTCGGCGTCCAGACTCGGACCGCCGGTCAGCGTGCCACCAACGCGGAGTCCACCCGTGCTGTCGCGTCCGACCTGCTCACCGCACAGGCCGGCGTAAACCTCGACGAGGAGACCGTGAACCTCCTCGCCTACCAGCGCGCGTACGAGGCCGCCGCCCGCGTGATCACCAGCGTGGACCAGATCCTCGACACGCTCATCAACCGCACCGGCATCGTCGGGAGGTAA
- a CDS encoding flagellar protein FlgN — protein sequence MPLRALSDILWRERELLEQLLFKLEVEQLFLVTGRAKRLPLATREVEEVLETIRLAEVGRSIEVDEAAIALGLPTGVSLLDLANASPAPWDGILLEHRKNFVRLTAEVSSISRSNRDLLASSHRASQETLMSLREGVHTYDPTGVSTSATFGAQLLDETF from the coding sequence ATGCCACTGAGGGCCTTGTCAGACATCCTCTGGCGAGAGCGAGAGCTTCTGGAGCAGCTGCTCTTCAAGCTGGAGGTCGAACAGCTCTTTTTGGTCACCGGCCGCGCCAAGCGCCTTCCCCTGGCCACGCGCGAGGTGGAGGAAGTCCTCGAGACGATCCGCCTCGCCGAGGTCGGGCGCTCCATCGAGGTCGACGAGGCCGCGATCGCCCTGGGGCTGCCCACGGGCGTCAGCCTCCTGGATCTGGCGAACGCCTCCCCGGCCCCGTGGGACGGGATCCTCCTTGAGCATCGGAAGAACTTCGTGCGGCTGACCGCGGAGGTCAGCTCGATCTCCCGGAGCAATCGCGACCTCCTGGCCAGCTCCCACCGCGCTTCGCAGGAGACCCTCATGAGCCTGCGCGAGGGTGTCCACACCTACGACCCGACCGGCGTATCGACGTCCGCCACGTTCGGTGCCCAGCTGCTCGACGAAACCTTCTGA
- a CDS encoding sigma-70 family RNA polymerase sigma factor, with amino-acid sequence MTYGRQEQDELIVENLPLVGYHVSEMIRRVPAHVQRDELAAAGSLALVQAARAFNPELGVPFGRYAAVRVRGAIVDELRGMDWASRGARHRARRLAETSEQLTAALGRTPTREELAEALGVDVAEVEATRGDAERRVLSIDADGAAAAESLTAGGLGPEERLLVDEKLRYLSAGVSELPDRLRLVVEELFFRDRPVVELAEELGVTQSRISQLRTQALGMLRDAINSSLDPELAPAPVVEPGVAERRRQAYYAAVAERASATVARGVVDAYPFRAAVDAV; translated from the coding sequence GTGACGTACGGTCGCCAAGAACAAGACGAGTTGATTGTCGAGAATCTGCCACTCGTCGGCTACCACGTCTCCGAGATGATCCGGCGCGTACCCGCCCATGTGCAGCGTGACGAGCTGGCGGCGGCCGGGTCGCTGGCCCTTGTGCAGGCGGCTCGGGCCTTCAACCCTGAGCTGGGTGTCCCGTTCGGCAGGTACGCAGCCGTGCGGGTGCGTGGCGCCATCGTCGACGAGCTACGCGGGATGGACTGGGCTTCGCGGGGCGCCAGGCATCGTGCGCGTAGGCTGGCCGAGACCAGCGAGCAGCTCACGGCTGCTCTGGGGCGTACACCCACGCGGGAAGAGCTTGCTGAGGCGCTCGGAGTGGACGTCGCGGAAGTGGAAGCGACGCGCGGCGACGCCGAACGTCGGGTGCTGAGCATCGACGCCGACGGCGCCGCGGCGGCGGAATCTTTGACCGCCGGAGGCCTCGGGCCGGAGGAGCGGCTGCTCGTCGACGAGAAGCTCCGTTACCTCTCCGCCGGCGTTTCCGAGCTGCCGGATCGGTTGCGGCTCGTGGTCGAGGAGCTGTTCTTCAGGGACCGGCCCGTTGTCGAGCTGGCCGAGGAGCTTGGTGTTACCCAGTCGCGGATCAGCCAGCTGCGGACCCAGGCGCTCGGAATGCTGCGTGACGCCATCAACTCCTCGCTCGACCCTGAGCTTGCCCCGGCGCCGGTCGTCGAGCCGGGAGTCGCCGAGAGGCGGCGGCAGGCTTACTACGCGGCGGTCGCCGAGCGTGCGAGCGCGACGGTCGCTCGTGGAGTCGTTGACGCTTACCCGTTCCGCGCTGCGGTCGACGCCGTCTGA